The proteins below are encoded in one region of Cololabis saira isolate AMF1-May2022 chromosome 13, fColSai1.1, whole genome shotgun sequence:
- the LOC133457762 gene encoding GTPase IMAP family member 8-like: MEDIVEEKKPIPNLRMVLVGNQSVGKTTVGNTILGLKQNESEKRTDQSVVQKGFVGKTEVTVVDTPGWWKGFPESETPQVIKDEVMRSMFLCPPGPHVFLLVIDAEASSNPKHVDAVTTHMELLGEGVWKHTIIVFTRGDWLGTHTVEEYIEGEGHALQSLVEKCGNRYYVLNKKAAKDGSQVTDLLEKVMWTASGNGWDNFVPDEQIFETIEGRRRKVEQGAMMRQSQVKAKRRSLKASREKLEELRIVMLGQKMFGKSATGNAILCKEVFSTSERCRVEVGQVAGRLVTVIDTPGWWKDSSHCTQQTDKEIVQGLSLSPLGVHAVLLVVPLDLTFGETQRVALEEHMNLFDANVWKNTMVLFTHGDKLAEKSVEEHIERNHPALCWLVEKCDNKYHTMNNMKMSDMNQITELFEKIEEMVAGNSGQVFSNDVNATNLRMYEKFRRRQLKEVLKQRLAREYRRRELELMMGFKEKLVELQTDIRDSLKSSNPKSPVGDKIKLSFGHKKKDKNEKVEKVEEKINKEIERLNKDIMESTEHIRSSMEIFRPDLKGSSLGSSCTDSFSDHPKSTSNFDKVLGWLSGLQITTNVDNQLTLKFPETSDYGSLVDKCSFPNE, from the exons AAGAAAAGAAGCCCATCCCAAACCTCCGGATGGTTCTTGTGGGTAACCAAAGTGTTGGGAAAACTACTGTGGGGAACACCATCTTAGGCCTCAAGCAAAACGAAAGTGAAAAAAGAACTGACCAGTCGGTGGTTCAGAAGGGTTTTGTTGGGAAAACTGAAGTAACGGTTGTTGACACTCCAGGATGGTGGAAAGGCTTCCCTGAGTCAGAGACCCCACAAGTAATCAAAGACGAAGTGATGCGCAGCATGTTCCTGTGCCCACCTGGGCCCCACGTCTTCCTGCTGGTGATCGATGCAGAGGCATCCTCCAATCCCAAACACGTGGATGCTGTGACAACACACATGGAACTCCTTGGAGAAGGAGTGTGGAAACACACTATTATAGTTTTCACCAGAGGAGACTGGCTGGGAACACACACCGTTGAGGAGTACATTGAAGGCGAGGGGCACGCCTTGCAGTCTCTGGTTGAAAAATGTGGAAACAGATATTATGTCCTAAACAAGAAAGCCGCAAAAGATGGTTCACAAGTCACAGACCTGCTGGAGAAGGTTATGTGGACTGCATCAGGAAATGGTTGGGATAATTTTGTTCCAGATGAGCAGATATTTGAGACCATTGAAGGGAGACGAAGAAAAGTGGAGCAAGGAGCGATGATGAGGCAAAGTCAAGTCAAAGCCAAAAGGAGATCACTCAAAG CATCTAGGGAGAAGTTGGAAGAACTGAGGATTGTGATGCTGGGACAGAAGATGTTTGGAAAGAGTGCAACAGGAAATGCCATCCTATGTAAGGAAGTGTTTTCCACCAGTGAGCGCTGCAGAGTAGAAGTGGGGCAAGTTGCAGGCCGACTGGTCACTGTGATTGACACCCCAGGTTGGTGGAAAGACTCCTCTCACTGCACTCAGCAGACAGACAAAGAAATTGTCCAGGGTCTGTCACTGAGCCCGTTAGGGGTGCATGCTGTTCTGCTGGTTGTTCCCTTGGACCTGACTTTCGGAGAAACACAGCGAGTCGCTCTGGAAGAACACATGAACCTTTTTGATGCCAATGTCTGGAAAAACACAATGGTTCTGTTCACACATGGGGACAAACTAGCAGAAAAGTCTGTAGAAGAGCACATTGAGAGGAACCATCCTGCTCTGTGCTGGTTGGTGGAAAAATGTGACAACAAGTACCACACCATGAACAACATGAAGATGTCTGATATGAATCAAATTACAGAGTTGTTTGAGAAGATAGAAGAAATGGTAGCAGGAAACAGTGGACAGGTGTTCTCCAACGATGTGAATGCCACCAACCTGAGAATGTACGAGAAGTTCAGGAGGAGACAGCTGAAGGAGGTGCTGAAGCAACGATTGGCAAGGGAGTACAGGAGGAGAGAGCTGGAGCTGATGATGGGCTTCAAGGAAAAACTTGTGGAGCTGCAAACTGACATCAGGGACAGTTTGAAGAGCAGTAATCCCAAATCACCAG TTGgtgacaaaataaaattaagttttggtcataaaaagaaagataaaaatgagaaggtggaaaaagtagaagaaaaaatcaacaaagaaattgaaaggCTGAACAAGGATATAATGGAATCCACAGAGCATATCAGGAGCAGCATGGAAATATTTAGACCTGATT TGAAAGGAAGCAGTCTAGGATCATCCTGCACTGACTCTTTTTCAGATCATCCGAAATCCACCAGCAATTTCGACAAAGTTTTGGGTTGGCTGTCTGGCCTTCAGATTACCACAAATGTGGACAACCAGCTGACACTCAAATTCCCTGAGACGTCAGATTATGGATCACTGGTCGACAAATGCTCATTTCCGAATGAGTAG